From a region of the Halomonas sp. HL-93 genome:
- a CDS encoding DUF4410 domain-containing protein, protein MMRYLLIAVVVLLVSGCGSAQVRTDQAAAPLDRYTQFHVDNVDVSSTEKGEKFATLNEEFDEYATSRLLGVIKEAGRFQLATDEQVSEVSTIVAEANIDVTYGSRAKRYWVGFGAGKGTVRSTLVLRDAVSEETLLQLSSDSDLTVGAFGGSMDATIRDNIDELMAELKQQLL, encoded by the coding sequence ATGATGAGATATTTGCTGATTGCCGTTGTTGTGCTGCTTGTTTCGGGCTGCGGATCAGCCCAAGTGAGGACAGACCAAGCGGCTGCGCCACTCGATAGATATACGCAATTTCATGTGGACAACGTCGACGTCAGTTCGACCGAGAAAGGTGAGAAATTTGCCACGCTTAATGAGGAGTTTGATGAGTATGCGACCAGTCGCCTACTTGGAGTGATCAAGGAAGCTGGACGCTTCCAGCTCGCCACTGACGAGCAAGTATCAGAGGTAAGTACGATAGTCGCAGAGGCAAATATCGATGTCACTTATGGAAGCAGAGCAAAGCGGTATTGGGTAGGATTTGGCGCTGGGAAAGGAACCGTGCGCTCTACGCTTGTGCTACGTGATGCAGTCAGCGAAGAGACGTTGTTACAGTTATCCAGCGATAGTGATTTAACCGTGGGGGCATTTGGTGGGAGCATGGATGCAACCATTCGGGATAATATTGATGAATTGATGGCCGAACTTAAGCAACAGCTATTATAG
- a CDS encoding LysR substrate-binding domain-containing protein has translation MELRHMRYFLAIAETLNFTSAAKRVHVTQSTLSHQIRQLEEELGQPLFARVGKKVVITEAGLSFQKHVAPIVKQVDQTLGAMKAAPEELHGELRIAATHSFNVQLIPLCLSVFIQRFPHVKVVVEELSGDQISEGLVRGSLDMGISYRPAVSRGLRFEPLYNEELKLIVASHHPLAKRKRLRMVELNGQRMTLLAPHFSTRQMLNECFEAAGAQPQIVAELNAISPMIELVRRTDLCSIVSENALSGESGVSAIPIESPTPVRTPGLLWSQQTERSAVSRFMADTIRQVVNQGIHIISHTSP, from the coding sequence ATGGAACTGCGTCATATGCGCTACTTCTTGGCCATTGCCGAGACCCTTAACTTCACCAGCGCGGCCAAGCGCGTGCACGTGACCCAGTCCACGCTGTCGCATCAAATCCGCCAGTTAGAAGAAGAGCTAGGGCAGCCGCTGTTTGCCCGAGTCGGCAAAAAAGTGGTGATTACTGAAGCAGGCCTGAGCTTTCAGAAGCATGTGGCTCCGATTGTGAAGCAGGTCGATCAGACGCTTGGCGCCATGAAGGCAGCCCCAGAAGAGTTGCACGGCGAGCTACGCATCGCCGCGACTCACAGTTTTAACGTACAGCTTATCCCGCTGTGTCTTTCCGTATTCATACAGCGGTTTCCGCACGTCAAAGTGGTCGTGGAAGAACTTTCCGGCGATCAGATCAGCGAGGGGCTAGTCAGGGGAAGCTTAGATATGGGCATCTCATACCGGCCAGCGGTATCTCGCGGCCTTCGTTTTGAGCCACTCTATAACGAAGAGCTCAAGCTAATCGTCGCGAGCCACCACCCGCTTGCCAAACGCAAGCGATTGCGTATGGTCGAACTCAACGGCCAGCGTATGACGCTGCTGGCGCCACACTTTTCGACGCGCCAGATGCTTAATGAGTGCTTCGAGGCGGCTGGCGCGCAGCCCCAAATTGTGGCTGAGCTCAATGCTATCTCGCCCATGATCGAGCTGGTACGACGTACCGATTTATGTAGCATTGTGTCCGAAAACGCCTTGAGCGGTGAATCTGGTGTCAGTGCTATTCCGATTGAAAGCCCCACCCCAGTACGCACGCCGGGCTTGCTCTGGTCGCAGCAAACCGAGCGTTCAGCCGTCAGCCGCTTTATGGCAGACACGATTCGACAAGTCGTCAATCAGGGAATCCATATCATCAGCCACACCTCACCCTAG
- a CDS encoding citryl-CoA lyase: MKIGRETIPKTAISTSNADTIVVRGKDLSQELIGQTTFTDYFLMLLDGQPASETRCRVLDATLVAIAEHGLVPSVQASRMTYAASPEALQGAVAAGLLGCGSVILGASQAAGELFDRIGQVADGGKSLEQAVHDVITDLRAKREPIPGYGHPLHKERDPRVDALFNVAREAGADLRYVAIAEAVENAIPEIVGKTLKLNVSAAIPAVLLGAGFPLKALRGVPLLARTAGLIAHLLEESEQPCGFALSYQAAQQVEYTGEVPPGFKR, from the coding sequence ATGAAGATAGGGCGCGAGACAATTCCAAAAACCGCCATAAGCACGTCGAACGCTGACACCATCGTGGTGCGGGGCAAAGACCTCAGCCAGGAGTTAATAGGCCAGACAACGTTTACCGACTACTTTTTAATGCTTTTGGATGGCCAGCCCGCGAGTGAGACACGGTGTCGCGTGCTGGATGCGACCCTGGTGGCGATTGCGGAACACGGGCTGGTGCCTAGCGTACAGGCGAGCCGCATGACGTATGCCGCGTCACCGGAAGCGCTACAAGGCGCTGTGGCGGCGGGGTTACTGGGCTGTGGTTCGGTGATTTTAGGCGCGTCCCAAGCCGCGGGGGAGCTATTTGATCGCATTGGGCAAGTAGCTGACGGCGGTAAGTCGCTTGAGCAAGCGGTGCACGATGTGATCACTGATCTGCGCGCCAAGCGGGAGCCGATCCCCGGTTATGGCCACCCGCTACACAAAGAACGCGACCCACGCGTGGATGCGCTGTTTAACGTGGCTCGCGAGGCAGGTGCAGACCTACGCTATGTAGCTATCGCCGAAGCCGTTGAAAACGCCATTCCCGAGATCGTTGGCAAAACACTGAAGCTGAATGTCTCGGCGGCGATCCCTGCGGTGTTGCTGGGTGCAGGTTTCCCACTCAAAGCGCTGAGAGGTGTGCCGTTATTGGCCCGCACCGCTGGCCTTATCGCCCATCTGCTGGAAGAGTCCGAACAGCCGTGTGGCTTTGCGCTCTCCTACCAAGCGGCCCAACAGGTCGAATACACCGGTGAAGTTCCGCCGGGTTTCAAGCGCTAG
- a CDS encoding CaiB/BaiF CoA transferase family protein: MSKVLDGITVIEQGTFITGPAAGMLLADLGANVIKVEMPGKGDPFRAFKGGLYSPHYQTYNRNKRSIALNTKEPEDLETFDALIRDADVYIQNFRPGTAERLGAGESRLRTMNPGLIYCAISGFGQDGPYAARPSYDTVAQAASGFLKLLINPANPRVVGPAMADAMSGFYAAYGILGALVERGRTGKGRRVDVSMLEAMCHFNLDAFTHYLSENEVMGPYSRPQVSQSYVMECADGKWVALHMSSPEKFWQGLANAMEYPELLQDGRFATREGRIDNQEQMIEVLKQVFKRHDRTTWCQRLEAEDVPHAPMYDTDEVLEDPQVKHLQLEVSTQHPTIGTFRTVRSPVSYDGVRPLEVSAPPILNEHHDEIIQELKLRKR; this comes from the coding sequence ATGAGCAAAGTACTCGACGGTATTACGGTTATTGAGCAGGGCACGTTCATTACTGGGCCAGCGGCTGGAATGTTGTTGGCCGATCTAGGCGCCAACGTGATCAAGGTGGAAATGCCGGGTAAGGGCGATCCATTCCGGGCGTTTAAGGGCGGGCTATACAGTCCGCACTACCAGACTTACAACCGAAACAAACGCAGCATTGCGCTGAATACGAAAGAGCCCGAAGATCTCGAAACGTTTGACGCACTGATTCGTGATGCTGACGTTTATATCCAGAATTTCCGCCCCGGCACCGCGGAGCGGCTGGGAGCCGGTGAGAGTCGCTTAAGGACCATGAACCCAGGGCTTATTTATTGTGCCATTAGTGGTTTTGGGCAAGACGGCCCCTATGCGGCGCGCCCCAGCTACGACACGGTGGCCCAGGCGGCGAGTGGTTTTTTGAAGCTCTTGATTAACCCAGCAAACCCACGGGTCGTGGGGCCCGCGATGGCCGATGCGATGTCGGGCTTCTATGCCGCCTATGGCATTCTTGGTGCACTGGTGGAGCGTGGCCGCACTGGTAAAGGTCGCCGGGTAGACGTCTCCATGCTTGAGGCGATGTGCCACTTTAACCTTGATGCTTTTACCCATTACCTATCTGAAAACGAGGTGATGGGGCCTTACAGCCGTCCTCAGGTGTCTCAGTCCTACGTAATGGAGTGCGCCGACGGTAAATGGGTGGCGCTGCATATGTCCTCCCCCGAGAAGTTTTGGCAGGGCTTGGCGAACGCCATGGAGTATCCGGAGCTGCTGCAGGATGGACGCTTTGCGACACGCGAAGGGCGCATCGATAACCAGGAACAGATGATCGAGGTGCTCAAACAAGTATTCAAGCGCCATGACCGGACCACCTGGTGCCAACGCTTGGAAGCCGAGGATGTGCCCCACGCGCCGATGTACGACACCGATGAAGTGCTGGAAGACCCGCAGGTGAAGCACCTGCAACTGGAGGTGAGTACCCAGCACCCCACGATAGGCACTTTCCGAACGGTTCGATCGCCAGTGTCTTACGACGGTGTCAGGCCGCTAGAGGTGAGCGCGCCCCCTATTTTGAACGAGCATCATGATGAAATCATTCAAGAGCTGAAATTGCGCAAGCGCTGA
- a CDS encoding dioxygenase family protein has translation MFDLPRKEDIVNHGIPSTPDDITDIVIKAFSHTQDDRLREILTSLVKHLHAFGREVKLTEEEFTAAINAVTRLGHLTKDRHNETMVMSDALGFSTLVMIMNQDRTDEQISPALLGPFYTRKDPEYPLGTNIARDKPRENDIPLFVSGQVKSRDGQPLANALVEVWQASPEGLYENQDDRQPHMNLRGKFHTDDNGHYHFRTLRPASYPIPTHGLVGDMLQAQGRHPFRAAHIHFCVSAEGHQTLVTQIFPKDDLFIESDCVFGVTSADLAMDFPMHNDGNAPDADVMGPYSTLTADFDLSPGESRLPESPIGS, from the coding sequence ATGTTCGACCTGCCCAGGAAAGAAGACATCGTCAACCATGGCATTCCCTCAACACCAGACGACATTACCGATATTGTCATCAAGGCATTTAGTCATACTCAAGATGACCGATTGAGGGAAATTCTTACGAGTTTGGTTAAGCACCTGCATGCGTTCGGGCGCGAGGTGAAGCTGACCGAGGAGGAGTTCACCGCCGCTATTAATGCCGTTACGCGCTTGGGCCATCTCACCAAAGATCGCCATAACGAGACCATGGTGATGTCGGATGCCCTGGGGTTCTCCACGCTGGTGATGATTATGAATCAAGACCGGACTGACGAGCAGATCTCTCCCGCGCTGCTGGGTCCGTTCTATACCCGCAAAGATCCGGAGTATCCGCTGGGGACCAATATTGCCCGCGATAAGCCCCGTGAGAACGACATTCCTCTATTTGTCTCGGGGCAGGTTAAAAGCCGCGATGGGCAACCGCTAGCCAATGCGCTTGTGGAAGTGTGGCAGGCTTCGCCGGAAGGGTTGTACGAAAATCAGGACGACCGTCAGCCACATATGAATCTGCGTGGCAAATTTCACACTGATGATAACGGCCACTATCACTTCCGCACGCTAAGGCCCGCCAGCTACCCCATTCCTACCCATGGCCTAGTGGGTGACATGCTACAAGCGCAGGGTCGTCACCCGTTTCGGGCGGCGCATATTCACTTCTGCGTTTCTGCAGAAGGCCACCAGACATTGGTGACGCAGATTTTCCCCAAAGATGACTTATTCATCGAGTCTGACTGTGTGTTTGGGGTGACCAGCGCCGATTTAGCCATGGATTTTCCTATGCATAACGATGGCAACGCCCCTGACGCTGATGTGATGGGCCCTTACAGCACACTCACCGCTGATTTTGACCTGTCGCCCGGCGAGTCACGCCTACCAGAATCCCCCATTGGTTCTTAA
- a CDS encoding C4-dicarboxylate TRAP transporter substrate-binding protein, with the protein MKLITTIAKPRPAMTLSALALSMAIAPSPVNAQEVINLTVGSSHPTTIPWVGMIPDVFIKKVNEVLEEEGEYQVNWTEAYAGQLYGTNATLTSIQDGIADIGWVFSYLEGSRMPLSQISAYTPFTTSDPELMLEVMNDLVRSEPAFRAEWEDHDLVFLGATASDTYDIYTDFPVESLDDLDGARISAPGVLGVWLEPVGSVPVDGTLASYYTDIQTGVSQGVVGLATGNLSARVYEVAPYITQANLGVVFSGGLAINQFTWDGLPESVQDALMQAGETYTLAHGRDLAERYESSLERMVELGAEQSTPVQINTLSDEERQEWIDGMPDLANQWIERNEERGLPARELLETYMDAMRERGHEPERAWDQE; encoded by the coding sequence ATGAAACTAATTACTACCATCGCCAAGCCTCGCCCTGCCATGACATTGAGCGCGTTAGCCTTATCCATGGCTATCGCACCCTCGCCAGTGAATGCCCAGGAAGTGATCAACCTAACCGTTGGCTCAAGCCATCCGACAACGATTCCTTGGGTGGGTATGATTCCGGATGTGTTCATTAAAAAGGTGAACGAGGTCTTGGAAGAAGAAGGCGAGTACCAAGTCAATTGGACCGAAGCCTACGCCGGCCAGCTTTATGGCACCAACGCCACGCTTACTTCTATTCAAGACGGCATTGCCGATATTGGTTGGGTGTTCAGCTATCTGGAAGGGTCACGGATGCCACTATCGCAGATCAGCGCCTATACCCCGTTCACCACCAGCGACCCGGAGCTGATGCTTGAAGTGATGAACGATCTGGTGCGCTCGGAGCCCGCATTTCGGGCAGAGTGGGAAGATCATGACTTGGTCTTCTTGGGCGCTACCGCCTCGGATACCTACGATATTTATACCGACTTCCCCGTTGAGAGCCTCGACGACCTGGATGGTGCGCGGATTTCCGCCCCTGGTGTGTTGGGTGTGTGGTTAGAGCCGGTTGGCTCGGTGCCGGTAGACGGTACCTTGGCCAGTTACTACACGGATATTCAGACTGGGGTCTCCCAAGGAGTGGTGGGGCTAGCCACCGGTAACCTGTCCGCGCGTGTTTATGAGGTCGCGCCTTACATTACCCAGGCAAATCTCGGCGTGGTGTTTTCGGGTGGCTTGGCCATCAATCAGTTCACTTGGGATGGTTTACCCGAGTCTGTGCAAGACGCGCTAATGCAAGCGGGTGAAACCTATACCCTGGCGCACGGCCGTGATTTAGCCGAGCGCTACGAAAGCTCACTTGAACGTATGGTCGAGCTGGGGGCCGAGCAAAGCACACCGGTACAAATCAATACGCTTTCCGACGAGGAGCGTCAGGAGTGGATTGACGGTATGCCGGACTTGGCGAACCAGTGGATCGAGCGAAACGAAGAGCGCGGCTTACCCGCCAGAGAGCTACTCGAAACGTACATGGACGCCATGCGTGAGCGCGGACATGAGCCTGAACGGGCTTGGGACCAGGAATAA
- a CDS encoding TRAP transporter small permease subunit: MSFSLKTLILGRRWGHGQHNSLFGYLVDGLNAIGSLLIFAIMAMIVIDVLSRNLFNLPIAGVAELVAASIVMIVFLQLPGTLRHNRMAQADIFIAGFTEKHPRLGHLVQCVFFLAGAYMLYIVFTGTLPTFLRAWERNQFMGVEGVFTFPVWPIRFVIISCAAITVAQYLLLSLQSLWLAWRGQVSLTEEVKQ, encoded by the coding sequence ATGTCTTTTTCTCTGAAGACTCTAATTCTGGGGCGCAGGTGGGGCCACGGCCAGCACAATAGCCTGTTTGGTTATCTAGTGGACGGTCTCAATGCCATCGGTTCCCTACTGATCTTCGCCATTATGGCGATGATTGTTATCGATGTACTGTCGCGAAACCTCTTCAACCTCCCGATTGCTGGGGTGGCCGAACTGGTCGCGGCCTCCATCGTGATGATCGTGTTTCTACAATTGCCGGGCACCCTGAGACACAACCGCATGGCCCAGGCAGATATCTTTATCGCCGGTTTTACGGAAAAGCATCCTCGCCTTGGCCACCTGGTGCAGTGTGTGTTCTTTTTGGCGGGGGCCTACATGCTCTATATCGTCTTTACCGGCACGTTGCCCACCTTCCTACGCGCTTGGGAGCGCAACCAGTTCATGGGCGTGGAGGGGGTGTTCACCTTTCCGGTTTGGCCCATCCGTTTTGTCATCATTAGCTGCGCTGCGATCACCGTCGCTCAGTACCTGCTGCTGTCACTTCAGTCTTTGTGGCTGGCCTGGCGTGGGCAAGTCAGTCTGACTGAGGAGGTCAAGCAATGA
- a CDS encoding TRAP transporter large permease has product MTGLEIGMIAVVLMLALIYFGMHISIALMLVSFLAISALRNPELATRMVAAAANDSLGSYLYGVVPLFVLMGLLVVISGVGRDTFDVFQWFTRKIRGGLGIATVGANGIFASITGISVASAAVFTKVAVPEMRRHGYTSKFSVGVVAGSSVLGMLIPPSLLMIVYGVLAEQSVGRMFIAGIIPGILLAVSFCLVILLLAYFRPSFMLQPQGAVEDTVVMDETPLSLFLKLVPIFALMLLVLGGLYSGFFTPTEAGGVGAFGALLLALLKRRLSPSKFYQVLGETGYVAVSILFLILAASLYSRMLSLTGLPLAIAQWVTAMELTAYHFLFLYLLVVILMGCIIDSVSIMLIVLPIVLPIAQFFGMDLIWFGVLTVVAVEIGLITPPFGISVYTVKAALDDRTVPVKEIFKGVVPFFAAMMFVLLILALFPVLSTYLAYRY; this is encoded by the coding sequence ATGACAGGTCTTGAAATCGGCATGATCGCCGTTGTACTCATGCTGGCACTCATCTACTTTGGCATGCACATTAGCATCGCACTGATGCTGGTCTCGTTTTTGGCAATTTCTGCCTTGCGCAACCCGGAACTGGCGACACGCATGGTGGCTGCCGCCGCCAACGATTCGCTGGGAAGCTACCTCTACGGGGTGGTGCCTTTGTTTGTCTTGATGGGGCTGCTGGTGGTGATATCCGGTGTGGGCCGGGACACATTTGATGTCTTCCAGTGGTTTACCCGCAAAATACGCGGCGGCTTAGGCATTGCCACCGTGGGCGCCAATGGTATTTTTGCCTCGATCACTGGGATTAGTGTGGCGTCGGCGGCGGTGTTCACTAAGGTGGCCGTGCCGGAAATGCGCCGCCATGGCTACACGTCCAAGTTTTCGGTGGGCGTTGTGGCCGGCAGTTCTGTACTGGGCATGCTCATTCCCCCCTCGTTACTAATGATTGTTTATGGCGTACTTGCCGAGCAGTCTGTCGGGCGGATGTTTATTGCCGGTATTATTCCCGGCATTTTGTTGGCGGTGTCATTTTGTCTGGTCATTTTACTGCTTGCTTACTTCCGGCCAAGTTTTATGCTGCAGCCGCAGGGGGCGGTGGAAGATACCGTGGTAATGGATGAAACACCGCTGTCGCTGTTTCTTAAGCTCGTGCCTATTTTCGCGCTGATGCTGCTGGTACTGGGTGGGCTTTATTCAGGGTTCTTTACCCCGACAGAAGCGGGTGGGGTAGGTGCCTTTGGCGCGCTGTTGTTGGCGCTGCTCAAGCGGCGTCTGAGTCCATCAAAGTTTTATCAAGTCCTCGGCGAAACGGGCTATGTGGCCGTCTCGATACTGTTTTTGATTCTTGCAGCGTCGCTCTACAGCCGGATGCTCTCTCTGACCGGGTTACCGTTAGCGATTGCCCAGTGGGTAACAGCGATGGAGCTCACGGCCTACCATTTCCTATTCCTCTACCTGCTCGTTGTTATCCTTATGGGCTGTATTATCGATTCAGTTTCGATCATGTTGATCGTACTGCCCATCGTACTGCCCATCGCCCAGTTTTTCGGTATGGACTTGATCTGGTTTGGGGTCCTTACAGTCGTCGCGGTAGAGATAGGTTTGATTACGCCGCCGTTCGGTATATCGGTTTATACGGTAAAAGCCGCGCTTGATGACCGTACAGTGCCTGTAAAGGAAATATTTAAAGGCGTCGTGCCTTTCTTTGCGGCAATGATGTTTGTGTTGTTGATCCTGGCACTGTTCCCAGTGCTATCCACCTACTTAGCGTATCGCTACTAA
- a CDS encoding malonic semialdehyde reductase — protein MTPGVLGSPALKQLFIDARTHAYWQQRSVSDDTLRELYDVMKMAPTSVNCSPLRILFLRTRQAKEKLLPALKEGNHRKVEEAPVTAILAYDRRFHEHLPALFPHADAKAWFVGNEPYREETAFRNSSLQGGYFILAARALGLDVGPLSGFDNDKVDDLFFADDGTHYRSNFLCNLGYGDDTKLHPRSPRLAFEQACQLL, from the coding sequence ATGACACCAGGTGTACTGGGTAGCCCAGCGCTGAAACAGTTGTTTATTGACGCTCGAACACACGCATACTGGCAGCAACGGTCAGTTAGTGACGATACGCTGCGTGAGCTGTATGACGTAATGAAAATGGCGCCGACGAGTGTGAATTGCAGCCCATTACGTATCCTCTTTCTGCGCACCCGGCAGGCTAAAGAGAAGCTGCTGCCGGCCCTGAAAGAGGGCAATCATCGTAAAGTGGAGGAGGCCCCGGTAACGGCAATATTGGCCTATGACAGGCGTTTTCATGAACACTTGCCAGCATTGTTTCCCCATGCAGATGCCAAAGCGTGGTTTGTCGGTAATGAGCCCTATCGTGAAGAGACCGCTTTTCGTAACAGTAGCCTACAAGGCGGCTATTTCATTCTCGCCGCGCGTGCCCTGGGGCTGGATGTTGGCCCTTTGTCAGGCTTTGATAACGACAAGGTAGATGATCTTTTTTTCGCCGATGATGGCACCCACTACCGCAGCAACTTTCTGTGCAACCTGGGGTACGGTGACGATACGAAACTGCACCCTCGTAGCCCCAGGTTGGCATTCGAACAAGCTTGCCAACTGCTGTAG